A genomic window from Silene latifolia isolate original U9 population chromosome Y, ASM4854445v1, whole genome shotgun sequence includes:
- the LOC141627093 gene encoding zinc finger BED domain-containing protein RICESLEEPER 1-like isoform X1, whose product MGETMQEKFVKYWLHSDGDDYNTLFAFALILDPRYKKQFLKYCYQTLFRDENRASSLVNDVLFKLRRLLDDYAPKENNVPTQSSSSNLSAAQSRNQPSNRKRNHDLVEFDSEEYECTTSTKSLLDDYLDDTRLNRHDDLHIFEFWKVNENKYGHLAYLVRDVLSVPLTTVASESTFSIGGRILNKWRSSYLPDNVEALITSCSWLYGYDAASDEEEFIGYDVDWNHST is encoded by the exons ATGGGTGAAACCATGCAAGAGAAGTTTGTCAAGTACTGGTTGCATTCTGATGGTGATGATTACAACACGTTGTTTGCTTTTGCTCTCATTCTGGATCCTCGTTATAAGAAACAATTTCTCAAATATTGTTATCAAACGCTATTTCGGGATGAGAACAGAGCTTCTTCGTTGGTAAATGATGTGTTGTTTAAGCTACGAAGACTCCTTGATGATTATGCTCCTAAAGAAAACAACGTACCAACTCAAAGCTCTAGCTCGAACTTGTCTGCTGCACAATCAAGAAATCAACCAAGTAACCGAAAGCGCAACCATGATCTTGTG GAATTTGATAGTGAAGAGTATGAATGTACTACTTCAACAAAGTCCTTGCTTGATGATTACTTGGATGATACTAGACTCAATCGACATGATGATCTGCACATATTTGAGTTTTGGAAGGTAAATGAAAACAAATATGGTCATCTTGCTTATCTTGTTAGGGATGTTTTAAGTGTTCCTCTCACAACCGTTGCTTCAGAATCAACCTTTAGTATTGGAGGCAGAATCCTTAACAAATGGAGAAGTTCTTACCTTCCCGATAACGTAGAAGCTTTGATTACTTCTTGTAGTTGGCTTTATGGCTATGATG CAGCTTCTGATGAAGAAGAATTCATTGGTTATGATGTGGATTGGAATCATTCTACTTAG
- the LOC141627093 gene encoding zinc finger BED domain-containing protein RICESLEEPER 1-like isoform X2, whose protein sequence is MGETMQEKFVKYWLHSDGDDYNTLFAFALILDPRYKKQFLKYCYQTLFRDENRASSLVNDVLFKLRRLLDDYAPKENNVPTQSSSSNLSAAQSRNQPSNRKRNHDLVEFDSEEYECTTSTKSLLDDYLDDTRLNRHDDLHIFEFWKVNENKYGHLAYLVRDVLSVPLTTVASESTFSIGGRILNKWRSSYLPDNVEALITSCSWLYGYDASDEEEFIGYDVDWNHST, encoded by the exons ATGGGTGAAACCATGCAAGAGAAGTTTGTCAAGTACTGGTTGCATTCTGATGGTGATGATTACAACACGTTGTTTGCTTTTGCTCTCATTCTGGATCCTCGTTATAAGAAACAATTTCTCAAATATTGTTATCAAACGCTATTTCGGGATGAGAACAGAGCTTCTTCGTTGGTAAATGATGTGTTGTTTAAGCTACGAAGACTCCTTGATGATTATGCTCCTAAAGAAAACAACGTACCAACTCAAAGCTCTAGCTCGAACTTGTCTGCTGCACAATCAAGAAATCAACCAAGTAACCGAAAGCGCAACCATGATCTTGTG GAATTTGATAGTGAAGAGTATGAATGTACTACTTCAACAAAGTCCTTGCTTGATGATTACTTGGATGATACTAGACTCAATCGACATGATGATCTGCACATATTTGAGTTTTGGAAGGTAAATGAAAACAAATATGGTCATCTTGCTTATCTTGTTAGGGATGTTTTAAGTGTTCCTCTCACAACCGTTGCTTCAGAATCAACCTTTAGTATTGGAGGCAGAATCCTTAACAAATGGAGAAGTTCTTACCTTCCCGATAACGTAGAAGCTTTGATTACTTCTTGTAGTTGGCTTTATGGCTATGATG CTTCTGATGAAGAAGAATTCATTGGTTATGATGTGGATTGGAATCATTCTACTTAG